From the Takifugu flavidus isolate HTHZ2018 chromosome 12, ASM371156v2, whole genome shotgun sequence genome, one window contains:
- the fkrp gene encoding fukutin-related protein has protein sequence MRISLCQGLLTGAIVLNLLILYYVSRAQQQMMEKRKELGRGTRRAALPVPGLGVFIGAGGGPGMAGVEGHNRGPRVTVVLREFETFENYVRDVANSFLHQRPELPFLAVADTTPYPPLVLPDGARLLVLSPAPDQPPQAHRPEFHIQTEFVLLVPDGVELEQPRSIERLIKELEGEGGGPVRVVAAPVWARSSVQCLHLRVNLKEWTATYSPAASGSSGSVCTALQGDAVILIRTEDLFNLSVPLGRPLFSSLFVQTSLRGWKVKLLESPCFAAVHRPLFSSAHNQWKADMCLKDTTGKLMKSFGLKRLLLPDGKEQWYGCSKETPRCFGTVQDDTPDYLYLDRWTPPCCLRALRETTKYVINILETSGVRYWLEGGTLLGAVRHQDIIPWDYDVDLGIYLEDIPNCDHLKNLDSGSLVDANGYVWERAVEGDFYRVQYSEANHLHVDLWPFYPRNGVMTKDTWTEHKQDVEFPEHFLQPLVPLSFAGMTAYGPNNPRAFLELKFGEGVVENPQYPNPVKKRLDRSKL, from the coding sequence ATGCGGATCAGTCTCTGCCAGGGCCTGTTAACCGGTGCCATCGTCCTTAACCTTCTCATTCTCTACTACGTGTCCCGGGcccagcagcagatgatggagaagaggaaagaactAGGCAGGGGCACACGGAGGGCTGCACttccagttccaggtctggGAGTATTTATTGGAGCTGGAGGTGGTCCTGGAATGGCTGGAGTCGAGGGACATAATCGTGGGCCACGCGTAACTGTTGTCCTCCGGGAATTTGAAACCTTTGAGAATTACGTTAGGGACGTGGCGAATTCCTTCCTGCACCAAAGACCAGAGCTTCCCTTCCTTGCCGTGGCTGACACCACTCCGTATCCTCCACTGGTGCTGCCGGATGGTGCAAGGCTTCTTGTTCTCTCTCCTGCCCCGGACCAACCACCCCAAGCTCACAGGCCCGAGTTCCACATCCAGACAGAATTTGTGCTTTTGGTGCCTGACGGTGTGGAGCTGGAACAACCTCGTTCTATAGAGAGGCTGATTAAGGAATTAgaaggtgagggtggagggCCTGTGAGAGTAGTTGCAGCGCCCGTGTGGGCCCGATCTTCAGTGCAGTGTCTCCACCTACGGGTGAACCTAAAGGAGTGGACAGCCACTTATTCCCCAGCTGCATCTGGAAGTAGTGGAAGTGTGTGTACGGCCTTACAAGGGGACGCAGTTATCCTCATACGCACCGAAGACCTTTTTAATCTCTCAGTTCCTCTGGGACGGCCCCTGTTCTCCTCACTGTTTGTCCAGACATCTTTGAGAGGGTGGAAGGTCAAGCTCCTGGAGAGTCCTTGTTTCGCTGCAGTCCACCGGCCTCTTTTCAGCTCTGCTCATAACCAGTGGAAAGCTGACATGTGCCTAAAGGACACCACGGGGAAGCTCATGAAAAGCTTTGGTCTTAAGCGCCTCCTGCTACCTGATGGGAAGGAACAGTGGTACGGGTGCAGCAAAGAGACACCTCGCTGCTTTGGTACTGTGCAGGATGACACTCCTGATTACTTGTATCTTGACCGCTGGACACCTCCCTGCTGTTTGCGAGCTCTCAGAGAAACCACCAAGTATGTCATCAACATCCTAGAAACTTCAGGTGTGCGCTACTGGCTAGAAGGTGGGACTCTGTTGGGCGCCGTCCGCCATCAGGACATCATCCCATGGGATTACGATGTCGACCTAGGTATTTACTTGGAGGACATACCGAACTGTGATCACTTGAAGAACCTGGACTCAGGCTCCCTTGTGGATGCTAACGGCTATGTGTGGGAACGGGCAGTGGAAGGAGACTTCTACAGAGTCCAGTACAGCGAAGCCAACCACCTGCACGTGGACCTGTGGCCGTTCTATCCACGGAACGGGGTCATGACCAAAGACACATGGACGGAGCACAAACAAGACGTGGAATTCCCTGAGCACTTCCTACAGCCACTAGTGCCCCTGTCCTTTGCTGGCATGACAGCTTATGGACCCAACAACCCCAGAGCGTTCTTGGAGCTTAAGTTTGGAGAGGGCGTTGTTGAGAACCCCCAGTATCCCAACCCTGTAAAGAAGAGGCTGGATCGAAGCAAACTGTAG
- the LOC130535501 gene encoding neutral amino acid transporter B(0)-like: MAEKIDMEAVTGSNGDPLPNGLSSPKSAPEPLSRRVKRVVMSNLLVILTVAGVIVGVFIGLGVRNVSLTRTQVIYIAFPGELLIRLLKMIIIPLVVCSLVSGAASLDPKALGKLGGWAMLFFLVTTLIASSIGVVMAYILTPGSGSLSTPKVEGLDDDVPAPKEVIDSFLDLIRNVFPSNLVSAAFQSYATSYKTILRNATDGSFNITQEKVPVGTDQDGMNILGLVVFAIVFGIALRKLGEDGEILIKFFNSFNEATMVLVSWIMWYAPLGIMFLVAGKIVEMENVGALFASLGKYIACCIIGHAIHGLLVLPAIYFVITRKNPYTFLWGIFTALATAFGTSSSSATLPLMMKCVEEKNGVSKQISRFILPIGATVNMDGAALFQCVATVFIAQLNDFPLNFIQIITILVTATASSVGAAGIPAGGILTLAIILEAVGLPTNDISLVLAVDWLVDRTCTVLNVEGDAFGAGLLQFFVDRTAEKEQASELRDVKSDHSLPVPECSPLIEKRGLRDRSGADDAKVDLSESAM; this comes from the exons CGTCGGGGTCTTCATCGGACTCGGCGTCCGCAACGTGTCGCTCACCAGAACCCAGGTCATCTACATCGCCTTCCCGGGTGAGCTGCTGATCCGCCTGCTGAAGATGATCATCATTCCTCTGGTGGTGTGCAGCCTCGTCTCCGGCGCCGCCAGCCTCGACCCTAAAGCCCTGGGCAAACTTGGTGGCTGGGCCATGCTCTTCTTTCTGGTGACCACCTTAATCGCGTCCTCCATCGGAGTTGTGATGGCCTACATATTAACCCCGGGGTCGGGGTCACTGAGCACCCCCAAGGTGGAAGGCCTGGATGACGACGTCCCTGCTCCCAAAGAAGTGATCGACTCGTTTTTAGATCTGATCAG AAACGTTTTCCCATCAAACCTGGTGTCTGCTGCCTTTCAGTCA TATGCAACTAGCTACAAGACGATTCTCAGGAATGCCACTGATGGGAGCTTCAACATCACACAGGAGAAG GTCCCGGTCGGAACAGACCAAGACGGCATGAACATTCTGGGCCTGGTTGTGTTTGCCATCGTGTTTGGTATAGCTTTACGGAAGCTGGGGGAGGATGGTGAAATACTCATCAAGTTCTTCAACAGCTTCAATGAAGCCACCATGGTGCTGGTGTCCTGGATCATGTG gTACGCACCTCTCGGTATCATGTTCCTAGTTGCTGGCAAGATCGTGGAGATGGAAAATGTGGGTGCGCTCTTCGCCAGTCTGGGAAAATACATAGCCTGCTGCATCATTGGTCATGCCATCCATGGTTTACTGGTGCTGCCTGCCATTTATTTCGTTATTACGAGGAAGAACCCGTACACCTTCCTCTGGGGAATATTCACGGCTCTCGCAACCGCGTTTGGAACAAGCTCCAG CTCTGCCACGCTCCCCTTGATGATGAAGTGCGTGGAGGAAAAGAACGGCGTCTCCAAGCAAATCAGCCGCTTCATCCTGCCCATTGGGGCGACGGTCAACATGGACGGCGCGGCTCTTTTCCAGTGTGTGGCCACAGTTTTTATCGCTCAGCTCAACGACTTTCCTCTCAACTTCATCCAGATCATCACTATCCT TGTGACGGCCACAGCGTCCAGCGTTGGAGCAGCGGGGATACCAGCTGGTGGGATTCTGACTCTCGCCATCATCCTGGAGGCGGTGGGCCTGCCCACCAACGACATTTCTCTCGTCCTGGCTGTTGACTGGCTTGT TGACCGCACCTGCACGGTGCTGAATGTAGAGGGAGACGCCTTTGGGGCCGGCCTCCTGCAGTTCTTTGTGGACCGCACGGCTGAAAAAGAGCAAGCATCCGAGCTGAGAGACGTCAAATCGGACCATTCCTTACCCGTCCCTGAATGCTCGCCGCTCATAGAAAAACGGGGTTTGAGAGACCGGAGCGGTGCGGATGATGCAAAGGTGGACCTGTCCGAGTCGGCCATGTGa
- the strn4 gene encoding striatin-4: protein MEADRSGGGPNTNPGGGGNSGAGRNANGPKAAPGQATSATATGPMAAAAAAGAMPGTSHTRELQDGDSGMTLPGILHFIQYEWGRFQAEKYRWEAERDELRAQVAFLQGERKGQESMKQDLVRRIKMLEYALKQERAKHQKLKTGSDQSPGDKKTEAESDQIPNGPAEPDSEPANQMSWKEGRQLLRKYLEEVGYSDTILDMRSKRVRSLLGRSSPESNGPPPAETCQEPEPHAGGESLLVRQIEEQIKRNAGKESTKERLGGSVLDKIPFLHGCEDDDEDDSDEEDDFQGMATDCIDGPRKNKKSRVKMASEPMTTDLDPEDEEDEDDSEDALGEFDFLGSGEDGEGAGEARISGDGRELENHRNKLQGMMSDFPSKPAKPPSVSAQSRSGEGGALGFSSEVFIMDAVGGGDMNLGELADLTVANDNDLSMDMQDNREEFKKTWNPRFTLRSHFDAIRALTFHPGQAVLLTASEDGTLKLWNLNKAMHSKKNAALDVEPIYTFRAHSGAVLSLTMGENGDSCYSGGLDGSVRCWKMPDLNVDPYDNYDPGIESSVLAGHEDSVWGLTYSPFHHRLASCSADGTVRIWDPQNSEPCLSVFNKEREHGTPTSVAFVATDPNQVVVSFDGGETVLYDLTTEQSATALETQTKDGSELINRVVSHPTEPVSITAHENRTIRFLDNKSGKVVHSMVAHLDAVTCLTTDPKGTYLISGSHDCSVRLWMLDNRTCVQEITAHRKKHDEAIHDVAFHPSQPFIASAGADALAKIFV, encoded by the exons ATGGAGGCGGACAGATCCGGCGGAGGACCGAATACGAACCCCGGAGGCGGCGGTAACAGCGGAGCAGGGCGCAACGCTAACGGGCCCAAAGCAGCACCGGGCCAGGCGACATCAGCTACCGCGACCGGACcgatggcagcagcagcggcagcaggggCCATGCCCGGAACGTCCCACACTCGGGAACTTCAAGACGGGGACTCGGGCATGACGCTTCCTGGGATCCTGCACTTCATCCAGTACGAGTGGGGACGCTTCCAGGCCGAGAAATACCGCTGGGAGGCGGAGAGAGACGAACTCAGG gctcAAGTGGCGTTCCTGCAGGGTGAGAGGAAAGGCCAGGAGAGTATGAAACAGGACCTGGTCAGGCGGATCAAAATGCTAGAATATGCCCTCAAACAGGAGAG GGCCAAGCACCAGAAGctcaagacaggaagtgaccagaGTCCCGGAGACAAAAAGACAGAGGCCGAGTCGGACCAAA TTCCCAATGGACCAGCCGAGCCAGACTccgaaccagccaatcagatgtCCTGGAAGGAGGGACGCCAGCTATTACGCAA ATATCTGGAGGAAGTCGGTTATTCAGACACCATCCTGGACATGCGTTCCAAACGCGTCAGGTCCCTGCTTGGAAGGAGTAGCCCCGAGTCCAACGGCCCACCACCCGCAGAAACGTGTCAAGAGCCCGAGCCCCACGCAGGCGGAGAGTCTTTGTTAGTGAGACAGATAGAGGAGCAAATCAAGAG GAACGCGGGTAAGGAGAGCACCAAAGAGCGTCTGGGGGGCTCGGTGCTCGATAAGATCCCCTTTCTGCACGGCTGTGAGGATGACGATGAAGACGACAGCGATGAAGAAGACGACTTCCAGGGCATGGCCACCGACTGCATTGACGGACCGCGTAAAAACAAGAAGTCTCGTGTAAAG ATGGCTTCAGAACCCATGACCACAGACCTGGACCCCGAAGACGAGGAAGACGAAGACGACTCCGAGGACGCCCTCGGAGAGTTTGACTTCCTAGGCTcgggggaggatggggagggggcgggAGAGGCCCGGATCTCAGGGGATGGACGGGAGCTAG AGAACCACAGGAACAAGTTACAGGGCATGATGTCGGACTTTCCCTCTAAACCTGCCAAACCTCCCTCTGTATCAGCACAGTCTCGCTCAGGGGAAG GTGGCGCCCTAGGTTTCTCCTCTGAAGTCTTCATTATGGATGCTGTTGGAGGAGGGGATATGAACCTGGGCGAACTGGCAGACCTGACTGTTGCCAATGACAACGACCTCTCCATGGAT ATGCAAGACAACAGGGAGGAGTTCAAGAAGACGTGGAACCCCCGTTTTACGCTACGCAGCCACTTCGACGCCATCCGCGCGCTGACCTTTCACCCGGGCCAGGCGGTGTTGCTGACAGCCTCTGAGGACGGAACGCTAAAACTCTGGAATCTGAACAAGGCCATGCACTCTAAGAA GAATGCTGCTTTGGATGTTGAGCCCATTTACACTTTTAGAGCACACAG CGGAGCCGTTCTGTCACTGACGATGGGTGAAAACGGAGACTCCTGCTACAGTGGAGGTCTTGATGGGTCCGTCAGGTGTTGGAAGATGCCGGATCTCAACGTGGATCCTTACGATAACTACG ATCCCGGCATCGAGAGCAGCGTGCTCGCAGGTCACGAGGACAGCGTGTGGGGTCTGACTTACTCGCCGTTTCACCACCGTCTGGCCTCCTGCTCGGCTGACGGCACCGTTCGCATCTGGGACCCGCAGAACTCGGAGCCCTGCCTTTCTGTCTTCAACAAGGAGAGAG AGCACGGCACGCCCACTTCGGTGGCCTTCGTGGCTACCGACCCCAATCAGGTCGTGGTGTCTTTTGACGGCGGCGAGACGGTGCTGTATGACCTCACCACAGAGCAGAGCGCCACAGCGCTAGAGACGCAGACCAAGGATG GCAGCGAGCTGATCAACCGTGTGGTCAGTCACCCGACTGAGCCCGTCTCCATCACTGCACACGAGAACCGCACCATTCGCTTCCTAGACAACAAGTCAG GAAAAGTTGTCCACTCGATGGTGGCTCATCTGGACGCcgtcacctgtctcaccaccgACCCTAAAGGCACTTACCTCATCTCTGGCA GCCACGATTGCTCAGTGCGTCTGTGGATGCTGGATAACAGGACCTGTGTGCAGGAGATCACAGCCCACCGGAAGAAACACGACGAGGCCATTCACGACGTGGCGTTCCACCCGTCCCAGCCCTTCATCGCCAGTGCTGGTGCAGATGCACTCGCCAAAATCTTTGTCTGA